The proteins below are encoded in one region of Chelonia mydas isolate rCheMyd1 chromosome 11, rCheMyd1.pri.v2, whole genome shotgun sequence:
- the TRAK2 gene encoding trafficking kinesin-binding protein 2 isoform X4: MNIDHGDPESITVLGTDRVEQMTKTYNDIDMVTHLLAERDRDLELAARIGQALLKRNHALTEQNEVLEEQLGQAFDQVNQLQHELSKKDELLRIVSIASEESETDSSCSTPLRFNDSFNLSHGLLQLDVLQDKLRELEEENLALRSKACHLKTETITYEVKEQELVSDCVKELRETHAQIARMTEELSGKSEELTHYQEEISTLLSQIVDLQHKLKEHVIEKEELKLHLQASKDAQRQLTGELHELQDRNAECLGLLHELQEEVKELRSRASPAAHLCRPQSCGAFPLNSLAAEIEGTMRMELIQDEESAPGKQKDLQKRVFDTVKVANVTRGRSSSFPAQLLIPGSNRSSVIMTAKPFQSGLQQVESKAHLNQRSSSKEISKDNQKLGQPGTPGDNDLATALHTLHLRQQNYLSEKRFFEEEWERKMHLLADQKEEAGGCCTPVGSCLSVGANSEFTDFSGGSPCLRLLLPEKLQIVKPLEGSQTLFHWQQLAQPNLGTILDPRPGVVTKGFTPLPEDAIYHISDLEEDEEEGEGGITFQVQQAFLEEGTRAVPKPEAGIFLPPLTSATVPLAASNPGKCLSSTNSTFTFTTCRILHPSDVTQVTPSSMYTPLSFGSSGNSTGNTTVSSPAMSCRLSIGEFLANRRDSSTTLSTTTSLAKLLHEQGISAKVCDNCMPGKLPILQPLRTLPVPSTPRNSPSHSPCSSPLPFDTRVHLSENFLASRPAETFLQERCGLKPSHNPPNLDQLKMNLVDRLKRLGIARAVKPPEAGDHVKNQGPEIGLRRPDSAVFLSAGSNLMGGLRRNQSLPVMIGALGAPFCTSSSKMGILKED; encoded by the exons TTCTCGGCACAGACAGAGTGGAGCAGATGACGAAAACCTACAATGACATTGACATGGTCACACATCTGTTAGCTGAG CGGGATCGGGACCTGGAGCTAGCAGCTCGGATTGGACAAGCCCTTCTGAAGCGGAACCATGCCCTGACAGAACAAAATGAAGTGCTAGAAGAACAACTGGGACAAGCCTTTGACCAA GTTAACCAGCTGCAGCATGAACTATCGAAGAAAGATGAGTTGCTTCGTATTGTTTCAATTGCTTCTGAGGAAAGTGAGACAGACTCCAGCTGCTCTACACCACTTCGGTTCAATGACTCCTTCAACCTGTCGCATGGTCTTTTGCAGCTGGATGTCTTGCAGGACAAACTCAGGGAACTGGAGGAGGAAAACCTGGCTCTCCGATCAAAG GCTTGTCATCTAAAGACAGAAACCATTACATATGAAGTGAAAGAGCAGGAGCTGGTCAGTGACTGTGTCAAAGAGCTCC GGGAAACACATGCTCAAATTGCCAGAATGACAGAAGAGTTATCAGGAAAGAGTGAAGAGCTGACTCACTATCAGGAAGAGATCTCAACCCTCTTGTCTCAGATTGTTGATCTTCAGCATAAACTCAAAGAG CATGTGATTGAAAAAGAGGAGCTGAAACTTCACCTACAAGCTTCCAAAGATGCCCAGAGACAGCTGACAGGAGAG CTGCATGAGTTACAGGATCGGAATGCAGAATGTCTAGGGTTGTTGCATGAATTACAAGAAGAAGTGAAGGAGCTGCGCagcagagccagccctgctgcacatCTCTGCCGCCCCCAGTCATGTGGGGCATTTCCTTTG AATTCCCTTGCAGCAGAGATTGAGGGGACAATGCGAATGGAGCTGATTCAGGATGAAGAATCTGCTCCCGGTAAACAAAA gGATCTGCAGAAACGGGTGTTTGATACTGTCAAGGTTGCTAATGTTACACGTGGTCGCtcttcttcatttcctgcccAACTACTAATCCCTGGATCTAATCGTTCAAGTGTTATCATGACCGCAAAGCCCTTTCAGTCTGGTCTACAACAAGTGGAGAGCAAGGCACATCTGAACCAGAGGAGCAGCTCCAAGGAAATCTCAAA GGACAACCAAAAGCTGGGCCAGCCTGGAACCCCTGGAGACAATGATTTAGCTACGGCTCTGCACACACTTCATCTCCGTCAGCAAAACTACCTGAGTGAAAAGCGGTTCTTTGAGGAGGAATGGGAGCGTAAAATGCATTTGCTGGCTGACCAGAAAGAAGAGGCTGGTGGCTGTTGCACACCAGTAGGGAGTTGTCTGTCCGTGGGTGCAAACTCAGAATTCACTGACTTCTCTGGGGGCTCTCCCTGCCTCCGTTTGCTCCTGCCAGAGAAATTACAAATTGTTAAACCTCTCGAAG GATCTCAGACTCTGTTCCACTGGCAGCAGCTTGCTCAACCCAACTTAGGTACCATCCTCGATCCACGGCCAGGTGTTGTCACAAAAGGCTTTACACCATTACCTGAGGATGCCATCTACCACATCTCTGACTtggaggaagatgaggaagaaggggaaggaggtATAACATTTCAAGTGCAACAAGCCTTTCTGGAGGAAGGGACACGTGCAGTGCCAAAGCCAGAGGCAGGGATCTTCCTGCCACCTCTTACTTCAGCAACAGTGCCACTCGCTG CCTCAAACCCAGGAAAGTGTCTCTCCTCCACAAACTCCACATTCACCTTCACTACCTGTAGGATCCTGCACCCCTCTGATGTCACTCAGGTTACCCCCAG ctcCATGTACACGCCATTGTCATTTGGAAGTAGTGGCAACAGTACTGGCAATACAACGGTGAGCTCTCCAGCCATGTCCTGTAGGCTTAGTATTGGAGAGTTCCTCGCCAACAGAAGAGACTCTTCCACCACCTTGAGCACCACCACCAGTCTGGCTAAACTCTTGCATGAACAAGGCATCTCTGCCAAAGTTTGTGATAACTGTATGCCAGGAAAGCTGCCTATTCTACAGCCCCTACGAACCCTTCCCGTTCCCTCCACTCCCCGAAATTCTCCCTCACACTCACCTTGTTCTTCCCCTCTGCCTTTTGATACTCGAGTGCATCTCTCTGAAAACTTTCTGGCATCACGACCAGCTGAAACATTCTTGCAGGAGCGGTGTGGCCTGAAACCATCCCATAACCCTCCTAACCTAGACCAACTGAAGATGAACCTGGTGGACAGGCTGAAGAGGTTGGGTATTGCCAGAGCAGTCAAACCCCCGGAGGCAGGGGACCATGTTAAAAATCAAGGGCCAGAAATTGGCCTGCGGAGACCGGACTCGGCTGTGTTTTTAAGTGCAGGTAGCAACCTAATGGGTGGACTGAGAAGAAACCAGAGTCTTCCAGTCATGATTGGGGCACTTGGAGCTCCATTTTGCACATCCTCATCAAAAATGGGTATCTTAAAGGAAGACTGA